From one Holophagales bacterium genomic stretch:
- a CDS encoding right-handed parallel beta-helix repeat-containing protein: MRLSIVLLLLCPALARAAGVVGGGTPASCTEASLNAALAGGGVVTFSCGGGPVTIPLTATKTISAALATDVDGGGLVTLDGQDAVRLFTVDYQRQLALRNLTLRRGRVADFGAAVRSHYHERGTAALTVVNVRFEDNVCTQAGDDVGGGAIYVQGGVSTVDGSTFLRNRGGNGGAIGYLGGDGTGPANGLTIRDTTFIGNETQARVSSFGATGGALYVDGAGDGEVRVERCTFRDNVAWAGGAIHSVMYQSPQALVVVDSTFLENRATGGNGGAIYHQDGSLTFTGSLVAGNRAFSQGGGLWLYHPTAANITNVTFTGNRAEGAVAPLGYAIGGAFSIYPTGANVTLSHLTVTRNHAGWTGGGITIAAPASNVTIRASIVADNTAANGGNPWNIGKNCDVGSPQMTNGGDVIEFPERNVGDGNDENCVAVPVVAEPLLGPLADHGGLVETVSLLPGSPGVDGAFAGCHAAVDARGATRPAGVRCDVGAFEGTESAVRFFAVTPCRVLDTRLGSGAPVAANGTLTFDAAGTCSVPADARAVAVNLTGVGPAADGLLRLFGAGTATPVTQVLALRAGRTRASAAVAVPGALGRLTVRNDSAQPVHVVLDVSGYFR, translated from the coding sequence GTGCGGCTCTCGATCGTTCTGCTCCTCCTCTGCCCGGCCCTGGCCAGGGCCGCGGGCGTCGTCGGCGGCGGGACGCCCGCCTCGTGTACCGAGGCGTCGCTGAACGCGGCGCTCGCGGGCGGGGGCGTCGTGACGTTCTCCTGTGGCGGCGGGCCCGTAACGATCCCCCTCACCGCGACGAAGACGATCTCGGCGGCCCTGGCGACCGACGTCGACGGAGGAGGCCTCGTAACGCTCGACGGGCAGGACGCGGTGCGGCTCTTCACCGTCGACTACCAGCGGCAGCTCGCCCTCCGGAACCTGACCCTCCGGCGCGGACGCGTCGCCGACTTCGGCGCGGCCGTCCGGAGCCACTACCACGAGCGGGGGACCGCGGCCCTGACGGTCGTGAACGTCCGCTTCGAGGACAACGTCTGCACCCAGGCCGGCGACGACGTCGGCGGAGGGGCGATCTACGTCCAGGGAGGGGTCTCGACCGTGGACGGGAGCACTTTCCTGAGGAACCGGGGCGGGAACGGGGGTGCCATCGGCTACCTCGGCGGCGACGGGACCGGCCCGGCGAACGGACTGACGATCCGGGACACCACCTTCATCGGCAACGAGACGCAGGCCCGGGTCTCGAGCTTCGGGGCGACGGGGGGCGCGCTCTACGTCGACGGGGCGGGTGACGGCGAGGTGCGCGTCGAGCGCTGCACCTTTCGCGACAACGTCGCCTGGGCAGGGGGCGCCATCCACTCCGTCATGTACCAGAGCCCGCAGGCTCTCGTCGTCGTCGACTCGACGTTCCTCGAGAATCGGGCCACCGGCGGGAACGGGGGCGCGATCTACCACCAGGACGGCTCGCTCACGTTCACCGGGTCGCTCGTCGCGGGGAACCGCGCCTTCAGCCAGGGGGGCGGCCTCTGGCTCTATCACCCGACCGCGGCGAACATCACGAACGTCACGTTCACGGGGAACCGGGCCGAGGGCGCCGTCGCCCCGTTGGGATACGCCATCGGAGGGGCGTTCTCGATCTACCCGACCGGCGCGAACGTGACGCTCTCCCACCTCACGGTCACGCGCAACCACGCAGGCTGGACGGGCGGCGGCATCACCATCGCAGCTCCGGCCTCGAACGTGACGATCCGGGCTTCGATCGTCGCCGACAACACGGCGGCGAATGGCGGCAACCCCTGGAACATCGGGAAGAACTGCGACGTCGGCTCGCCGCAGATGACGAATGGCGGAGACGTGATCGAGTTCCCGGAGCGAAACGTCGGTGACGGAAACGACGAGAACTGCGTGGCGGTCCCGGTCGTCGCCGAGCCCCTCCTCGGCCCGCTCGCGGACCACGGCGGCCTCGTGGAGACCGTCTCACTCCTCCCGGGGAGCCCGGGCGTCGACGGGGCGTTCGCGGGCTGCCACGCGGCCGTGGACGCGCGCGGCGCGACGCGCCCCGCGGGCGTGCGCTGCGACGTCGGAGCCTTCGAGGGAACCGAGTCGGCGGTGAGGTTCTTCGCCGTCACGCCGTGTCGTGTCCTCGACACGCGTCTCGGGTCCGGGGCGCCCGTCGCCGCGAACGGCACGCTGACGTTCGACGCGGCCGGGACCTGCTCGGTCCCGGCCGATGCGCGCGCCGTCGCCGTGAACCTCACGGGTGTGGGACCCGCCGCCGACGGCCTGCTGCGCCTGTTCGGGGCCGGAACCGCGACACCCGTAACCCAGGTCCTGGCCTTGCGCGCGGGACGGACGCGGGCTTCCGCCGCCGTCGCCGTACCGGGTGCCCTCGGCCGGCTGACGGTCCGAAACGACTCGGCCCAGCCGGTGCACGTCGTCCTCGACGTGTCCGGCTACTTCCGCTGA